The genomic DNA TAGGCGTCGAGCTGACCGCCGAGGGCCTCCATATCGCGCGCGAGTTCGAAGGCCGTCCGGTGTCGCGTGCCCTTGAACACCATGTGCTCGAGGAGGTGGCTGATCCCACCCTGGTCCTCGCGCTCGTCGCGGGTGCCGGTCCCGATCACCACGGACACACCGACCCCGTAGGTCTCGGGCAGGCTCCGGGTGAGCAACACGCTGCCGTTGTCGAGCAGGCGGCGGCGGGGAGCGGACTCGGGTCGCAGGACGGGACGTTGCACGATCACCTCGCGAGGGAGGGCCGGGGGAACGAAAGAGGGCGGGCCGGACGCGGCCCACCCTCTTCACACGGAACGCGGCGGGAGTCAGCTCCCGGCGCGCTGCGGCTTGTCGAGGAGGGCCTTGCGGCTCAGGCGGATACGGCCCTTGGCCGAGTCCACCTCGAGCACGGTCACGTCGACCGTCTCGCCCTCCTTCAACACGTCGGTCACCTTGGCGATCCGCTCGTGGGCGACCTCGCTGATGTGGAGCAGGCCCTCCTTGTTCGGGAGGATCTCCACGAAGGCACCGAAGTCGGTGATCCGCTTGATCTTCCCGTGGTAGGTCTTGCCCACCTCGGGTTCGGCCATCATGCCGGCGATCAGGTCCACACAGGCCTGACCGGCTGCCTGGTCCGGGCTCGAGACGAACACGATGCCGTCGTCGTTGACCTCGACGTTCGCGCCGGTCTCTTCCTGGATCCGCTTGATGTTCTTGCCGCCCGGACCGATCAGCTCGCCGATCTTGGTCGTCGGGATCTGGATGGTGCTGATCTTCGGTGCGAACTGGCTCAGCTGCTCACGGTGCTTCGGCATGGCCTTGGCCATCTCCGCGAGGATGTGCAGCCGCGCCTTGCGCGCGTTGTCCAGCGCCTCCTCCATGATCTCGCGGCTCAGGCCCTTGATCTTGGTGTCGAGCTGGAAGGCGGTGATGCCGTTCTCGGTGCCCGTGACCTTGAAGTCCATGTCGCCGAGGTGGTCCTCGACGCCCAGGATGTCGGTCAGGATCGCGACCTTGTCGCCTTCCTTGATCAGGCCCATGGCCACACCGGCCACCGGAGCGTGCATGGGCACGCCGGCGTCCATCATGGCCAGCGAACCGCCGCAGACCGACGCCATGGAGCTCGAGCCGTTGCTCTCCATGATGTCGCTGACGATGCGGATCGTGTAGGGGAAGTCCTCGTTCGCGGGCACCATGGGCTCGAGCGCGCGCTCGGCCAGCATGCCGTGACCGATCTCGCGTCGGCCGGCGCCGCGGAAGAAGCCGACCTCGCCCACGCTGAACGGTGGGAAGTTGTAGTGGAGCATGAAGCTCTTCCAGCTCTCGCCCTCGAGAGCGTCGATCTTCTGCTCGTCCTGCTGGGTGCCGAGCGTGACCGCGACCAGGGCCTGGGTCTCGCCGCGCGTGAACAGCGCCGAACCGTGGGCCCGCGGCAGCAGACCGCTCTCGATCTCGATCGGACGCACGTCGGTGGTGTTCCGGCCGTCGGCCCGCACGCCCTCGTCGAGGATGCGGTTGCGCATGAGCGACTTCTCGAGCTGGCCGAAGGCGGCCGAGACGGTCTTGGCCACGTCGGGACCCGAGTCCTCGGTGACGATCGCCTCGTTCACCTCGTCGCGGATCGCGTCGATCGCCGCCTGCCGCTCGTGCTTGGCCCCGATCTTCACGGCCTCGGCCAACTTGTCGGCCGCGATGCCCTGGACCTTCTCGACGATCTCCTCGTCGAGCGAGGGCGCCTCGATCTTCAGCTTCTCGGGCGCGCCCACCATCTCGACGAGCTGCTTCTGCAGGGCGTTCTGCTTGCGGATGACCTCGTGGCCGAACTCGATCGCGTCGAGCATCTCGCTCTCGCTGACCTCTTCGCAGCCGCCCTCGATCATCATGATCATGTCGTCGGAACCGGCGATGATCAGATCGAGCAGGCTCTCCTCGAGCTGCTCGAAGTTCGGGTTCGCGACGAACTCACCGTCGATCAGACCGACCCGCACGCCGCTGATGATCTCCTCGACGGGGATCCCGCTCAGTGCGAGCGCGGCCGAGGCCCCGGTGATGCTCATGACGTCCGCAGAGTGCACGCCGTCGGCACTCACGGTGTGACTCGCGAGCTGGACCTCGTGACGCATTCCCTTGGGGAACAGCGGACGGAACGGACGGTCGATCAGGCGCGCGCAGAGCGTCTCGCGGTCGGACGGACGTGCTTCACGCTTGAAGAAACCACCGGGAATCTTGCCGGCGGCGTAGGTACGCTCGCGATACTCGACGAAGAGCGGGAGGAAGTCCTTGTCGACCGGGCGCGAACCCATGCACGCGGTGACGAGGGCCATGGTGTCTCCGTGACGGATCATCACCGAACCGTCGGCTTGCTTCGCGATGCGGCCGGTCTCGATGACCAGCTCCGCACCGTTGATCTCCATCGAAACGCGCTGGGGATTGTTCAGCAACGTTGGTGTCTCCTGGCTAGATGACGCCGAGACGTCTCGTTCGCCGCGGTGATGCGCACACGCGCACCGCCGCCTCGACGTGACCGGTCGGGGCAGGGATCGTGAAGTCGAAGGGGTGGAGGAACGCGCAGCGTGCTCCGGACCGGTGGCCGCGTGGCCGGCCGGCGGATGCGATCAGCCGCGGATCCCCAGTTCCTTGATCAGGGCTCGGTAGCCTTCGATGTCCTTGGACTTCAAGTAGTTCAGAAGGCGCTTGCGCTGACCCACCATCTTGAGCAGGCCCCGGCGCGAGTGATGGTCCTTCTTGTGGACCTTGAAGTGTTCGGTGAGGTGGGCAATGCGCTCGCTGAGCAGAGCGATCTGCACCTCGGGTGAACCCGAGTCCTGGTCGTGCTTCTTGTACTTCGCGATGACCTCAGCCTTGATGGCCTTGTCGAACGCCATGATTCATCGTCCTTCCGGACCCGAAGGGCCCATGCGATGAGGGCAGACTTCCGGAGCGGGAGCCCCGGCACCACCGGCGTGAACGGATTTCTCGTTTTTTGGTGTTTCTGGACCGCTGCAGTCTAGGAACGGACCGCCATCGTGTCAACCGGCCGCCGCTTCCGGGGGGTCGAGGCGGTCGATCCGTTCGGGCCGGCCCCACCCCCCGACCGCCGCGAGGCGGGCGGGCAGGGATTCCACGTCGCGGTGGATCGCGGTGCGCAGGGCCTCGAGACCCGGGAAACGGACCTCGGGGCGGATCCGGACCGAGAGGGCCAGTTCCAGGCGCCGGTCGTACAAGTCGACCGCGCGGCCGGGGACGTGGACCTCGACCCGGGGCGGTTCGCCGTCGGCCACGGTGGGTCCCCGCCCGACGTTCGCGATCGCCGGGGTCCAGGCCGCGCCGTCCCAGCGCGTCCACCCCCCGTACACGCCCAGAGCCGGCCGCAGCCGATCCGGGGCCAGATCCAGGTTCGCGGTCGCGAAACCCAGCTGTCGACCGAGCCCCCGGCCGCGCACGACCCGACCGACGAAGAGATAGGGGTGGCCCATGAGGTCGACCGCGTGCCCGAAGTCTCCCTCGAGCAGTGCCCGGCGGATCCGCGTGCTGCTCACGGGAGCCCCGTCGATGCTCAGGCTGCCGACCTCTTCGACTCCGAAGCCCGATCGCGGAGCGATGGCGCGCACGGTGTGGGCGTTGCCACCCCGCCCCCGTCCGAAATGGACGTCGTGACCGAGCACGAAGTGCGACATCTGCAGACGCTCCTGCAGGACGTCACGCACGAAGTCCTCGAAGGGCAGTCCCGAGAGACGGGCGTCGAAGTCGAGCACCACGAGCGCATCGATTCCCGAGGCCTCGAGCAGCCGGGCCCGCTCGTCCAGGGTCGTCAGGAGTTCGGGGGCGGGCCCGCGATCGAGAAACGCGCGGGGATGCGGGTCGAAGGTGACCGCACAGCTACCGGAGATCCCGTTGCGTCGCGACGCCGCCGACAGCGCCTGCAGAACCGCCGCGTGTCCACGGTGCACACCGTCGAAGGTGCCCAGCGTGACCGCCCACCGCCCCTGGAGACGCGGCAGGTCGGCGACGGTCGTGCGCTCGTACCTCACGCGGTGACCTCCGCCGGGAGGACCACGGCCAGCCGCAGGGAGCCGTCGTCGCGGCGCACGGCGACGGCCACGAGCTCGCCCGTCACGTCGACGAGCGCGACATACGGCGCGCCCCCGGTGCCTTCCGACCAGGCGGGAGGTGGTTGGTCCCCGTGGCGGATCCGGCGGGCGTCCTCGTCGTCGAGGTGCACCTGCGGCCAGTCCCGCGCCAGCTCGACCGGTGAGCGCAGGAGTCTCCCGGCCGCGTGAGCACTCTCGATCGTGTCGAGGCCCACGGCCTCGTCGACGCTCAGGGCTCCGATCGCGGTGCGACGGAGCGCGACGAGGTGGGCGGCGCTCCCCATCGCACGCCCGAGGTCGCGCGCGAGGCTGCGGACGTAGGTCCCGGCGCTGCACCGGATCTCGAAGTCGGCGAAGGGAGGATCGAAGGAGAGCAGATCGAAGGTGTCGACGGTCACGCGCCGGGACGGGACCTCGAAGTCCTCGCCCGCGCGGACGCGATCGTAGGCGCGCCGGCCCTCGATCTTCAGCGCGCTGTGGCGGGGCGGTACCTGTTCGATGGTCCCCAGGAAACTCCGGGCCGCGGCGGCGATCTGCTCGGAGTCCGGAGGCAGTCCGGATTCCTCCACCACCACCCCGGTGGGATCGCCACTGTCCGTCTCCTGCCCGAACCGCGCGCGGGCGCGATAGGTCTTCCGTCCGGCCACAACCAGATTCAGCAGGCGCGTGGCCGGCCCGATCCCCAGGACGAGCAGCCCCGTCGCGAAGGGATCCAGAGTGCCTCCGTGACCGACGCGCCGCACGCCGAGCAGACGCCGCACCGCACGCACCGCGTCGAAGCTGGTCGGCCCCTCCGGCTTGTCGATCAGGACGATCCGCGCCGGTCCCGCGTGGCGTCGCGCACTCACGGCCGCTCCGGCGCTCCCGGGATCTCGTTGGCGATCCGATCGAGCAGTTCGGCCTCGAGGGTCTCACGCGACACGCCGTCGACACTGAAGGCCGCCGCCCGGTGGTGCCCCCCACCCCCGAAGTCGCGGGCGATGCGGTCGACACGGACCTCGGCCCCCGAACGCAGACTCACGCGCCAGCTGTCCGCGTCCACCTGCTTGAGCATCACGGCCACGGCGACGCCCTCGACGCTCGTGAGGTACGACACCAGGCCCTCGGTCTCGTCGGACGCCGCCCCCGTACGGTCGAGCAGATCGTGGTCGATCACCATGGCCGCCACGCGACCGTCGAGATGGTATCCGGTGGCCAGGAGCACCTCACCCAGCAGGTGCAGGGCCTCCGGCCTGCGGCGGTACAGCATGGTGTCGGCGATGGCCGCGGCGTCGGCCCCCTGGTCCACCAGGTCGGCGGCGGCCAGCAGGGCGTCGCGCGTGGTGTTCGCGTGGCGGAAGCCGCCCGTGTCGGTGAGAAGCCCCGCGTACAGACACGACGCCTTGTCGGCACCCAGCGGCATGTCGTGGAGCTCTCGCAGGAGCGACAGGACCATCATGGCCGTGGCGGGCGCGTCGTCCACCAGCCAGACCTCGTCGCAATCGCTCCCTCGCGGATCGAGAGGATGGTGATCGATCGCGACCACCCGATCTGCCTGCTCCAGCCGATCGTGACCTGGACCCAACCGCTCACGACGGTGGCAGTCGAAGATCAGAGCCAGATCGTAACGGGACGGATCGCCGTCGAGACGAGGGATCCGGTCGAGTCCGGTCAGTTCGCCGAGGGTACCGGGAACCTCGTCGATCGCGACCATCGCCACGTCGCGTCCGCGCTCGAGCAGGGCGAGGCCGGTGGCCACCAGACTGCCCAGGCCATCGGCATCGGGGTTCTCGTGCGTGCCCAGCAGCACCCGCTCGCTGCGCTCGAGCGAGGCCAGCACCGACTCGGGAACCGGATAGGGGAACGCGGTCAAGCCTTCCCGTCCTCGTCGTTCCCGCCCTCTTCGTTGCCGCCGGGGTCCTCGCCGGCCTCGGACTCGTCGCCGCGGTGGATGCGATCGAGGAGCTCTTCGACCCGGAAGCTGCGGTCGAGCGACTCGTCGTAGCGGAACCGGAGCTCCGGGACCTGCCGCAAGCGCGTGTTCTCGCCCACGGCCTGGCGCAGGAAACCGCGCGCTCGCTTGAGACCGGCCAGACTCGTTCGCCGTTCCTCGTCGCCGCCCAGTACCGTGTAGAAGACCTCGGCCACGGTGCGGTCGCGGTTCAACCGGACCTCGCTCACGGTGACGAAACCCACACGCGGATCGTCGACCGCCTGTGCCAGGGTCGCGGCCAACACACGGCGTAGCGTCTCCTCGAGGTGTCCGTCCCGACCCATTGCGGATCCCCGTGCGTCGCGGCCCGTGCCGGGCTCAGTGGATCTCCACGTCCCGTTCGATCATCTCGAACCGGACGTCGCCGTCGAGGAAGCGCGTGATCGCATCGACCTCGCGATCGGCGAGTCTGCCCTCGCTGGCCACCGTCACCAGACCCAGTACGGCCGTCCGCCACTCGTCCTGCGCACCGACCTCGGCCACGGCCACGTTGAAACGATTCCGCAGCCGCTCGCGCACGCTCTTCACGACCTGCCGCTTCTCCTTGATGGAGTTCGAGGCGTAGAGCCGAAGGGTCACGTGCAGGGAGACGACGATCATGGACGGGACTACATCTCCTGGGCCACCTGCTGGATCTCGAACACCTCGAGGATGTCGCCCACCTTGATGTCGTCGTACCCGCTGATCCCGATCCCGCACTCGTAGCCACTGGACACCGTGCGGGCGTCCTCCTTGAAGCGCTTGAGCGACGCGACCGTGCCCTGGTAGACCGGCACCTGGTCGCGCAGCACGCGCACGCGCGCGTTGCGCCGGATCTCGCCCTCGAGCACGTAGGAACCGGCGATCACACCGACCTTCGGCACCTTGAACAGCTCGCGCACCTGGGCCGAGCCGATCGAGACCTCCTTGTCGACCGGCGCCAGCATGCCCTTCATGGCCGCCTTCACGTCGTCGACTGCCTCGTAGATGATGTCGTAGGTCTTCAGCTCGACGTTCTGGTTCTTGGCCAGCTGCCGCGTAGCCGGATCGGGCCGCAGGTGGAAGCCGATGATGATCGCCTCGCTCGCCGCGGCCAGCATGACGTCGTTGTCGTTGATCGCGCCGACGCCGCGGTGGATGACGTTGACCTCCACCTTCTCGTTGCTCAGGTTCATCATGGCGTCGCAGACGGCCTCGACCGAACCCGACACGTCGCCCTTCACGAGCAGGTTGAGCTCGACGGCCTCCTCCGACTGCATGCGGTCGAACAGGCTCTCGAGCGTGGCCTTCTTCTTGGGCGCGTGCAGCGTCTGCTCGCGCTGGAGCACCTGACGCTTGCGCGCGATCTCCTTCGCCTCGCTGTCGGTCGGGACCACGTCCATCTGGTCGCCGGCACGCGGAACGTCACTGGCCCCCAGCACGAGGACCGGACGTGACGGACCCGCCGACTCGACCGGCTGGTCGAACTCGTCGAGCATGGCGCGGACACGGCCGTCGACCGATCCCACGACGAAGGGGTCGCCCACGTGCAGCGTGCCCCGGGTCACGAGCGCCGTGAACACGGCACCGCGCCCCATGTCCTTGCGTGCCTCGACCACGGTGGCTCGGGCACGGCCCTCGTCGACCGCCTCGAGCTCCATGATCTCGGCCTGCAACTGGACC from Candidatus Krumholzibacteriia bacterium includes the following:
- a CDS encoding polyribonucleotide nucleotidyltransferase, which gives rise to MLNNPQRVSMEINGAELVIETGRIAKQADGSVMIRHGDTMALVTACMGSRPVDKDFLPLFVEYRERTYAAGKIPGGFFKREARPSDRETLCARLIDRPFRPLFPKGMRHEVQLASHTVSADGVHSADVMSITGASAALALSGIPVEEIISGVRVGLIDGEFVANPNFEQLEESLLDLIIAGSDDMIMMIEGGCEEVSESEMLDAIEFGHEVIRKQNALQKQLVEMVGAPEKLKIEAPSLDEEIVEKVQGIAADKLAEAVKIGAKHERQAAIDAIRDEVNEAIVTEDSGPDVAKTVSAAFGQLEKSLMRNRILDEGVRADGRNTTDVRPIEIESGLLPRAHGSALFTRGETQALVAVTLGTQQDEQKIDALEGESWKSFMLHYNFPPFSVGEVGFFRGAGRREIGHGMLAERALEPMVPANEDFPYTIRIVSDIMESNGSSSMASVCGGSLAMMDAGVPMHAPVAGVAMGLIKEGDKVAILTDILGVEDHLGDMDFKVTGTENGITAFQLDTKIKGLSREIMEEALDNARKARLHILAEMAKAMPKHREQLSQFAPKISTIQIPTTKIGELIGPGGKNIKRIQEETGANVEVNDDGIVFVSSPDQAAGQACVDLIAGMMAEPEVGKTYHGKIKRITDFGAFVEILPNKEGLLHISEVAHERIAKVTDVLKEGETVDVTVLEVDSAKGRIRLSRKALLDKPQRAGS
- the rpsO gene encoding 30S ribosomal protein S15 — translated: MMAFDKAIKAEVIAKYKKHDQDSGSPEVQIALLSERIAHLTEHFKVHKKDHHSRRGLLKMVGQRKRLLNYLKSKDIEGYRALIKELGIRG
- the ribF gene encoding riboflavin biosynthesis protein RibF; amino-acid sequence: MRYERTTVADLPRLQGRWAVTLGTFDGVHRGHAAVLQALSAASRRNGISGSCAVTFDPHPRAFLDRGPAPELLTTLDERARLLEASGIDALVVLDFDARLSGLPFEDFVRDVLQERLQMSHFVLGHDVHFGRGRGGNAHTVRAIAPRSGFGVEEVGSLSIDGAPVSSTRIRRALLEGDFGHAVDLMGHPYLFVGRVVRGRGLGRQLGFATANLDLAPDRLRPALGVYGGWTRWDGAAWTPAIANVGRGPTVADGEPPRVEVHVPGRAVDLYDRRLELALSVRIRPEVRFPGLEALRTAIHRDVESLPARLAAVGGWGRPERIDRLDPPEAAAG
- the truB gene encoding tRNA pseudouridine(55) synthase TruB, with product MSARRHAGPARIVLIDKPEGPTSFDAVRAVRRLLGVRRVGHGGTLDPFATGLLVLGIGPATRLLNLVVAGRKTYRARARFGQETDSGDPTGVVVEESGLPPDSEQIAAAARSFLGTIEQVPPRHSALKIEGRRAYDRVRAGEDFEVPSRRVTVDTFDLLSFDPPFADFEIRCSAGTYVRSLARDLGRAMGSAAHLVALRRTAIGALSVDEAVGLDTIESAHAAGRLLRSPVELARDWPQVHLDDEDARRIRHGDQPPPAWSEGTGGAPYVALVDVTGELVAVAVRRDDGSLRLAVVLPAEVTA
- a CDS encoding bifunctional oligoribonuclease/PAP phosphatase NrnA; translated protein: MTAFPYPVPESVLASLERSERVLLGTHENPDADGLGSLVATGLALLERGRDVAMVAIDEVPGTLGELTGLDRIPRLDGDPSRYDLALIFDCHRRERLGPGHDRLEQADRVVAIDHHPLDPRGSDCDEVWLVDDAPATAMMVLSLLRELHDMPLGADKASCLYAGLLTDTGGFRHANTTRDALLAAADLVDQGADAAAIADTMLYRRRPEALHLLGEVLLATGYHLDGRVAAMVIDHDLLDRTGAASDETEGLVSYLTSVEGVAVAVMLKQVDADSWRVSLRSGAEVRVDRIARDFGGGGHHRAAAFSVDGVSRETLEAELLDRIANEIPGAPERP
- the rbfA gene encoding 30S ribosome-binding factor RbfA, producing the protein MGRDGHLEETLRRVLAATLAQAVDDPRVGFVTVSEVRLNRDRTVAEVFYTVLGGDEERRTSLAGLKRARGFLRQAVGENTRLRQVPELRFRYDESLDRSFRVEELLDRIHRGDESEAGEDPGGNEEGGNDEDGKA
- a CDS encoding DUF503 domain-containing protein — its product is MIVVSLHVTLRLYASNSIKEKRQVVKSVRERLRNRFNVAVAEVGAQDEWRTAVLGLVTVASEGRLADREVDAITRFLDGDVRFEMIERDVEIH